TAATAATTTAGCTTCTCCTTCAAATTTTCGTATTTCAATTTTTGGAGCTCCTAAGATTTCAATTTCAGATTTATCAACGGCTTCAACAATTATGTTTGTTTCTACAAAAAGACTACAATTAGAATTGCCTTCAGTTGTTACATCTGCATTTTTTACAGTTAATTTATTTCCTTTTAAAGTCGAACTATTATCCAATCGAATGTTTGCATTTGTAACATCTCCTTCTATAGTTGTATTTGACTTTTCGTATAAATCACATTTCAAATCAACAGCATTGACTAAAGCTTTAAGAGAGGAGTTTTTGCTTAATTCGATAGTTGCATTTTCGGATTTTAAATTAAGCTCAGTTTTTGATTTATCATCAGCTTGTAATATGAAATTTTTTGAATTGACATTTAAATAAAGCTGTGAGTTGTCGTTAGTTTTAAATGTAATGTTGTCTAATAAAATTTGTTGTATTGCATTTACAGAAGATTGGTTTTTTGTTGAAACCATATCTAAAGTATTTGTGTAAGTAACCCTAACGATTAGTTTTTTGTAATTTATAGCTTCTTTTGAAGTGTAAATACGAAGAATATTATCTTTTAAATTAAATTCAATTATTTCATGAAGATTGTCGTCGGCTTCAATTTTTATTTCATTTTTTTCCCCTCTTTCTAAAAAAACTTCTAGATTATCTTCTATTTCAATTTGATTAAAAGAACTAATTTCCTTTGGTTCAAGCGTTACAATTTTCGAACCTTTTATTTTTTCTTTATGCTGTGCAAATGACAACGAAGTGAATAAAAGTAATAGGAGTAAAGGAATGTATTTTTTCATCTTCATTTGAATTAACGTGTGTATACAAATATAAAAAAATCATCCACTTTTGATGGATGATTTTTTTTTAATTTTCACTAAAAGGATATGCTTATTCTTGACTGATATTTCCTCCAGAATTTGAGTTTTTCTGAATGGATTTTGGGGTTGAATTATAATTAATGTTTCCTCCGCTCGAAGCTTCCGCAATTAAGCTCACAATAGGATGAATTGCTATTGTTGCTCCGCTTGATGCATTTGCAATAATATCATTAGCCTCTAGTCTTTTTGCATCAATATTACTTCCACTTGAAGCGCTGATGGTAAGTTTAAGCGCCATTCCATTTACGACAATTGTGCTACCACTACTTGAATCACAATTGATATCATCAGCTTCAATAGTAAGATGCATAGCTGATGCACTAGAAGAATTTAACTGAATGTGTTGCCCTTTCAAGGTGTTAGCACTGTTTACATTTGATGCGCTTGATGCTTCTATTTCTTCAATAACAGGCATTTTTACAGTAACTTTTTTTGAAGAAACATCTAAGAATGAATTATAATCACAAGCAATAATCAGTTTCCCATTTTCTACTTTCGTTGTTATCTCATTTTGAAGATTATCATCAGCTTCTACAATAATTTCTGTTTTATCAGATTGTTCAATAACTAAATCTATTGCATTACTAACTTCTACACTTTTAAAATCACCCTCTACAATTCTTTTTTCGGTGGTAACATGTCCGCTTCCTTCTATTGATTTATGGTTTATTAGATGTCCGCATGAACCAAATAGTAAGGTCATTAAAGCAATAACAATAAGTTTTGTTATTAATGTGATTAGTTTTATCATAGCTATTCGTTTTTAATGATTACACCATTTTTATCTTTGCTCAGACCTTTTTTAATACCTGTTTGATTTACAATTACAGTTTCTCCATTTACTTTTACAGTAGTGGTTACAACACTATCATTTGCAGTAACATTCTCGGTTTCATTTATATCGATGTCATTGTATTCATTTTCATCAGTAGGGCAAGTCAGACATTTTATTTGAGAATTCTCCACTTTGTAAAGATAATTACCACTATAATGTAAATTAAAGAATGAATCATCTGACTGGTCGTAATTTTGAATTGTAGCATCTGGTTTTAGCAACATGCCTTCTGGTACGTATAAAAACAAGGCTACTTCTTGATCACGAAATTTGTTTGTTACTTCAGTTAGTAAGTAATTATCTAAGATTAATTTATTCCCTTCAATTTTGACTGCATATTTTATTTTTTCTGCTCTTTGTTTGGCATCTTGAAATGATTTTCCTCTTGCCATTCTTTCAATTTGAACATAAGGCATTTTTTCATCAGTATGTAAAATTTCTAATCGAACGTTGTTAGAATAAATCATTTCATTGCTTGATGAATCTTGAACAAACTTAAAGTTTTCATTATCATCAATGTTTTTGGTATAGTAATCATTATACTTGAATTTTACATATAAAGTGTCATTTGGCATCAGATTGATAGTTTCTTTTTGAACCGTTTTACCTTCGTATGCTACTTCTGAAGCTTGTTTTACACCAATTGATATTAGTATTGCAATAGCAATAATCCAAAGTGCTAATAAAGTGTATTTTGCAATGTTTCCAATTGATTTTAAGTTAGGAGTCAACAGTTTGAAACCTAATAATACTAAGAAAAAGAACGGAATTCCTACTGCAAAAAACATTAGTAAACCAAAAGACCAAATAGGATAATCAGTGAAATTTCCAGCCTCAACAAAACTTTGCCACGGCACATTGATAAAATCAGATGATCCTAAAGTGAAGACTGCGATTAGTAAAGATATTAGTACTGCAAATCCAGTAATAATTAGAATTACTCCAAGAAATTTAGCGAAAATCTTGAAAACAGTCATAATGAAATCTCCAAAAGAGCTGCCTATTTTACCCGCACCAGATTTGATTTGGTTTCCGTATTTATCATAATCAACATTTTTGATTTTATCAGAAACATTCTCAAATTCCTCACGGACCTTTTTTTCGATATTCGAAATATTTACAGGTTCACCAGTCATTTCTAGTTTTTCAGAAGTTGTTACGGCTTCTGGGGTTACAATCCAAAGAATGATATACGCTAGGATTCCAGTTCCAAATCCGGCAAAAACTAAAAGGATAAGTACAATTCGAATCCAGACAGCATCAATCCCAAAATAGTGACCTAATCCTGAGGCAACACCACCAATCATTCCTTTTTCTTTATCTCGGTATAGTTTTTTTGATTTTCTAACCGTGTAGTCTGTATAGTTTTTTGAACTATTCAATTCGTCTTC
Above is a window of Flavobacterium sp. 123 DNA encoding:
- a CDS encoding GIN domain-containing protein, which translates into the protein MKKYIPLLLLLLFTSLSFAQHKEKIKGSKIVTLEPKEISSFNQIEIEDNLEVFLERGEKNEIKIEADDNLHEIIEFNLKDNILRIYTSKEAINYKKLIVRVTYTNTLDMVSTKNQSSVNAIQQILLDNITFKTNDNSQLYLNVNSKNFILQADDKSKTELNLKSENATIELSKNSSLKALVNAVDLKCDLYEKSNTTIEGDVTNANIRLDNSSTLKGNKLTVKNADVTTEGNSNCSLFVETNIIVEAVDKSEIEILGAPKIEIRKFEGEAKLLKKLK
- a CDS encoding head GIN domain-containing protein — encoded protein: MIKLITLITKLIVIALMTLLFGSCGHLINHKSIEGSGHVTTEKRIVEGDFKSVEVSNAIDLVIEQSDKTEIIVEADDNLQNEITTKVENGKLIIACDYNSFLDVSSKKVTVKMPVIEEIEASSASNVNSANTLKGQHIQLNSSSASAMHLTIEADDINCDSSSGSTIVVNGMALKLTISASSGSNIDAKRLEANDIIANASSGATIAIHPIVSLIAEASSGGNINYNSTPKSIQKNSNSGGNISQE
- a CDS encoding PspC domain-containing protein, whose translation is MNKTVNINLGGMFFHIDEDAYQKLTRYFDAIKRSLSNSSGQDEIIKDIEMRVSELLNEKQKSDKHVIGLKDVDEVIAVMGQPEDYIIEDELNSSKNYTDYTVRKSKKLYRDKEKGMIGGVASGLGHYFGIDAVWIRIVLILLVFAGFGTGILAYIILWIVTPEAVTTSEKLEMTGEPVNISNIEKKVREEFENVSDKIKNVDYDKYGNQIKSGAGKIGSSFGDFIMTVFKIFAKFLGVILIITGFAVLISLLIAVFTLGSSDFINVPWQSFVEAGNFTDYPIWSFGLLMFFAVGIPFFFLVLLGFKLLTPNLKSIGNIAKYTLLALWIIAIAILISIGVKQASEVAYEGKTVQKETINLMPNDTLYVKFKYNDYYTKNIDDNENFKFVQDSSSNEMIYSNNVRLEILHTDEKMPYVQIERMARGKSFQDAKQRAEKIKYAVKIEGNKLILDNYLLTEVTNKFRDQEVALFLYVPEGMLLKPDATIQNYDQSDDSFFNLHYSGNYLYKVENSQIKCLTCPTDENEYNDIDINETENVTANDSVVTTTVKVNGETVIVNQTGIKKGLSKDKNGVIIKNE